CTGGACTAAGTTGCCCTTGGAAGCACTTGCAATTACTGCTGGTATGATCTCAAAATTAGGAGAAATTGGAAGGGCAATATGATAAAACGAATTACCTATAAGAAATGTGAATAAATCAAAAACTACAACAACATGAATCGATATGTACATTTAAATACggaaaaggatcaaatatacccTTGCACTATGAGAAAAAGTTTTAATATACCCTAGTTATACGATAGGAGCCAAATATATTCCTGCTGTTATACTATtgattcaaatatacccttcctccGTTAAGTTTCTCCAAGGTGGACATCTAGTCCTACGTAGCAATGTCATTTGATGAGGTGGCATGTCACTTCAACGCCCCTAACTCATTTTATCCCTCCCTTCCttcccctccaccaccattgcCGTCAGCATGACCTCCCTTCTATAAGTCACTGAAAAAGTTCAACTCTCATGTCATTTCAACGATTTGGTTCGTCGCCGTCTTTTAGCTCTTTGGAATTTTGGTGCTTTGCATTTTGTGATGAAGTGGCGGAACGAATTTaacaatacttttttttttcatcataACAAAAATCaatttcattcacaaccatagCTGGTTGTGTCCAAAGGTGTCCTAAGATTGATCTGTATCATCATTTAATAAGTACTGTTTGTTTCCTATTAATGGGTTTCTGAGATACTCGGTTTTAATTTGATTCCAACATTCCATTTAAAGGGGGAAAATAGGGTCAATGATTCAATTCTGGAGACAATTGACTCTTGCGATTTGAAGTCATCTGAAAAATGAACATCTTATTAAGTAACCCTTTTTGATTGCGGTGTTTGTTGGACAATATTGTTGTCATTTGCATTTTATTTTTTGCAGAATTCATGTGCCCTACTGTTCGTTCATTTTATGGCATATGATAGATTTCTGCTTTTATCAAGTCTTTTGGGCAGTGATAACGGTGGTAGAGGGGAACGAAGTTTTAGTGGTGAAAGAACAGATAGAGGGGAGGAGTAAAATGAGTTAGGATTTAGTGGCACATCAAATGATAGTGCCATGTAGGACTAAATATCCACCTTAGACAAACTTAACGGATGAGAGGTATATATTTAAACTAATAGTAtgacggcaggggtatatttgacctcaTAATATAACGAGAGGTATATTTAAAccttttctcatagtacaggggtatatttggcccttttccgatttAAGTATCTGAAATCTCGAGCCAGGTTATCCATTAGATTTATATTTCCGGTCAGTATTTAAGTTGTTTCTGATCTGGACGAAATTACCCTTGGAAACAGAACAATTTCTGCTGGTATGATCTGATAATTAGGACGAATTGGAAGGGCAATACGGTAAATGGAATTACAACGAAGAAATGTGAATGATCAGAACTTACAACAACATGAATAGATATATCAATACGTATATAGAAATATAAATATGTACGTATAGGTAGAGAGAGAAAATTGATGAATTTAGGGTTTGAAAAGGGGAGGACTGAGTAAGGTTCATTTTTGTGGAAGAACCTTACTTTTTTGGGcgaaattatgatttttttttgtttgatgtgAATTTTTATTTCATTAATAAGAAGTTTTGATTCTAGTAGCCTAATATATTGATTGACAGATCAGCAAAATTTGGTGGACCAGTAAGTCCTCGTCCCTTTTTTGACTCAAATCGTTTTTATTAGAAAGCTATATTGCCAAATGAACTACTTCTATAGGAATTCGAATGAGCCAAGCCCCAAAGCGTTAATGAGTCAAGCCTCAAAGCTGAATCAAATTGGTTTTTTCATTAACTGTTATGTTATTGATTGGCTTTATctctatgagcctgtttggattgacttataagttgcttatgagctgtttttagcttttttgagtgtttactGATCaacttaaagttattttgtgcttaaaataagctaaaaaaataattggacccatttgacttagcttatctaacgcagcttataagctgaaaacaacttataagcaaaaaaaaaataagttagaccacctcaacttattttttttaccttataagctatttgcagcttataggcataaacccatccaaacaggctctatagcAACTATTAGATTTTGGACTGATTGATTTTTAAGGCACTGAGAAATATGCATGAAAATCCAGTTGATTTTGTAGGAGCGTCTAATATACTATTTTTGAAGCCAAATTGTTTCCATCATTGTTGTGGACCAAAATATAATTTTTGAAAACGATTGTAAGTTACATACTTATATGACATATGGTGGTCAGATTAACTGTATATGTTGTAGGAGTCTTTGCTTGATTAAATCTTGTATACTATTTCAACGAGTACAAAGCATGACAATGACAACACTTGCTCATTCTCACCTTCCTTCAAATATAAAAGTAGCCGGACTATTTTGTGGAAAAAAGACCTACATGTAGGAGTCTTTGCTTGATTAAATCTTGTATACTATTTCAACAAATACAAAGCATGACATTGTCAACACTCTGACTATTTTGTGGAAAAAGAACTCTGTAGTGCGAGCTTCTCCATATAAAATTGGCTGCATGTAAGTCTTTGACCCTCTATTTCAATGACTTTGTCCTTCCAAACTTATCAATACCTATAAAAGGATCATTAATGGGCCGGGGAATCGAAATATCAAAAATCACAACAAACACATAATATATTCCTAGTCTCCTTTATCATGGCTCCTAATTATGTGATGATGGTAATACTTGATCTGATAACGTTAATGGTGATAATTTGCTCTTCACTATCTTTTGGTGCCATGCTACCAAGGATAGCCAAACCTAACTGCAATGGAAGTTGTGGCAATATCAGCATCCCTTTCCCATTTGGGATGACCCAAGATTGCTCTCTACGCCGTCACTTTCTTGTCACTTGTAATTACTCCTTTCAACCTCCCAAGCTTTTTCTAGGGAAGACCAATATTGAAATCACAAGCATATCTCTCACTGGGCAACTTAAGGTCTTACAGTTTATATCCAGAGATTGTTATCATGATGGGATAAGGGCGAACAGAAACACACCACGGATAACATTACCATCAATGTTAACTGTGAACTCCACCGCAAATAAGTTCATTGCAGTTGGTTGTGACACATATGCCATTGTCCGGGGCAATTATAGGAAATATAGGAAATATAATTCTAGCATCAGACACTCCTATGTAACAGGATGCATGTCCATGTGCAATGGTATTGAGGATGTTGCTAATGGCGATGAGTGTTCTGGGGTTGGTTGCTGCCAGACATCCATCCCTAAGGGAGCATGGAATGTCACCGTAGCACTAAGCAGCTATAATAATTATACTCGTGTGACAGGCAGCCCTAGTAATAGTTGCAGCTATGCTTTTGTAGTCGAAGAAGCTGCTTTTAGCTTTTCTAAGAATTACCTCAGCAGTTTGCAGAACAAAGAGAAGCTTCCTCTTGTACTAGATTGGGCAATTGGTCGAGAAACATGTGAAATGGCTAAGAAAAACTCGACAGCATACGCATGTAAGAGTCACAACAGTGATTGTCATGATAATTCAAACGGATATCGATGTTCCTGCATGCAAGGATATGATGGGGATCCATACTTGGAAGATGGTTGccaaggtatgtatatgttgcTCTCTACGTATTTGTGAACCTCCTAATTAAATTTCTAATAGCACTATATATATGTTTTAATTTAATTTAGTGGACTATTTTATTTCTATGTCGTTGTTTAGAGCTTCCTTACATAATTTGCAGGGCttaaatatttttgaaaacaAACGAGATTCCATCAAAATTCATTTTCTCTATATTAGTTTTCTTTTTGCACTTATTATAACACCTTATAACCTCAAAATTAGCCCCCCGCTCCACCATTTACTTCTTTTTTTAGTTCAGCTGAATTTTGAAATGAAATCAAATTTTCTGCAAATGAATATTTTATGTTATCTAACTTTTGTGCTCTATGAATCTGCAGATATCGACGAATGTATAGATCAGAAATCAGATTATAGGTGTGCTAAAAATGCCATTTGCAAGAATACAGAAGGGAACTATACATGCACGTGCCCTCCAGATTTCAGTGGTGATGGTACTGAATGCAATCGTGACAATCCTCAGAAAAAAGTTCGTGATAATCTTGCTATAGGTACCTTTATTAACTTTTTTGAAATCCCACAGGCAACAGGTTAATTGTAATCCTTAGTTGTTGGAGATGTCTATCAAACAATTTCTTGCACAACTAAACAGAAAAAGAAATCACAGATATGTGACGAGAATATCTATGACAGAGTTGTGATAGTTTTTTGATGGAATTCGTCAATGGTAATGGAATTCCTGAAAGATTTGTGATGGTTTTATATCTACTGATGCTCAAATTTATGATGGATTCTTCCGTCACAAATATTGTTTTTTCTTGTAGCATAAAATCAGGTTAGCATAAGTTGGAATTCACGTAGTAGTATAGTACTTTGCTTGTTTTAAATTCATGCTGATAATTCTTTGTTTCCATATAAGTTTCTTGTAAAATTGGTTATTTTGCAACTTAAATttaaacattaaaaaaaattactatgtcaATCAGACGAGTCAACTACTGACTTCACTAGGTATTTTCTTCTGTTGCCAGCACATAACAACTAAGTAAATTTTGGCAAACTGTTATGATCAATAAAAGGCTAATGGAACATCACAAGTTCTTAATTCTTTCGCTGAATATAACAGATTTTGAAATAGGTAACAATTTTATTTTCACGAAACACATCTGATGCAGAGAAAGAGTTCATTCATGTTGACcccatatgtgtgtgtatttTTTATTCTAAGTTTATCTTATATTGCAGGTGTCACAGTAGGAGTTGCTTTTCTGGTTCTTATAGTTTGTGGCTGTTCATACACTGGATTCCAAAGGAGAAAGATGTTAATGATGAAGAAGAAGTTTTTCCAAGAAAATGGTGGATTAGTTCTGCAGCAACGACTCACAGGGCAAGAGGGATCAAGTAATAATACAACAAAGATTTTCACAGCCGAAGAGCTAGAAAGGGCAACTAATGACTTCGACAAAGATAGAGTTATTggtcaaggaggttatggaactGTGTACAAAGGATATCTGAAAGACAATCGCACCGTTGCCATCAAGAAGTCTAAGGTAATTGATCGCAATCAGATTGAGCAATTCATAAATGAAGTCATTGTCCTCTCCCAAATCAACCATAGAAATGTGGTTAAGCTCTTAGGTTGTTGCCTAGAGACAGAAGTTCCACTATTGGTTTATGAGTTCATCAACAATGGAACACTTTCTGAACAATTACACGATAAAGTAAAGGCCTCTACTCTTTCTTTGGACATTCGTCTGAGAGTTGCTACAGAAACTGCTGGAGTACTTTGTTACTTGCACTCAGCCGCTTACCCTCCTATCATCCATAGAGATATCAAGTCTGTCAACATTCTTTTAGACAAATCCCTCACAGCCAAAGTGTCCGATTTTGGAGCATCCAGGTTGGTTCCTGCTGATCAGACAGAGTTATCTACATTGGTTCAAGGAACTCTAGGATATCTAGATCCTGAATATTTGCAAACAAATCAACTAACTGAAAAAAGTGATGTATACAGTTTCGGAGTAGTGCTTGCAGAGCTCCTAACTGGTAGAAAAGCTCTATGTTTTGATAGACCAGAGGAAGAGAGAAGTCTAGCTAAATATTTCACATCTTCAGTGGAGAAGGATCATTTGTTTGATATTCTAGACGACAATATAGTCTGTGATGAGCGAAATAGAGGGCAACTGAAAAGTGTTGCGATGCTTGCAAAGAGGTGCTTAAATGTTAAAGGGGATGATAGACCCACAATGAAGGAAGTTGCAGCAGAATTGGAAGGTGGATCGAGATTGAAGCACTCGTGGGCTCAAACTGATCAAAAGTCGGAGGAGATAGAGTCCTTACTGCAGGGTACTGAGCCATTGGGATTTGGATATGAATATAGTGGGCACGGTATTCATATTGATAGCATAATGAGCCATATAACTTTACCACGTTGATTGGTCATGCATGCACAGGTTCAACAtggttttctttctcttttgggCACATTAGAAATAGTAATTAATTAGATTTAGTTTTATCTTTTTCATTTGTCCAAGGATAATAAATTTTAGTAACAAATTGCCTAGTGTGGTTATTTATGTATCCTGGTAATTTTCTACACATTTTTATGCATTTCTTACACTTGAACGGTTCAATTTAAATTCATTTGTTGCTCAACGCATATTTTGCATGTGTTTTTGGTGCAAGGTTGTTAAAGTTAGAAAAACGACTACTTTCTAAGGAATTTTGTACTTCGATATATAGTAATACAAAACTAAAAACAGTtatattgagaaaaaaaaaatagtttatgcTCTCAGTTCGTCGTATTCAGAGTTAAACACAATTTAGAAAGTagttataagtttttttttttaataaaaaagtaGTTATTATTTATTAAATAGTAGTTTCGAATGATGCATGACTTATAAGGGCAGAGTAAACTACttcgagaaaggaaaaaaaaaaagttcaattcATTACCGCTATCTATGTAGATCAGACCAAAAGCTTTTTagtagacaaaaaaaaaaaaaaaactctcaatACATAGAAGTGCTATTCTTTATATTGTGTCTTGATTTCCCGAATACTTGGCATCTAAAACATTCTCAACAAATTTATGAGATAGATTTGCTATCCTGCAGAAGAAAGATAAGATGAAAAGTAAGTGAATTGAGAATTAAGTTTCACAAGCATAGACATGAATTATATAAAAAACATTAACATCAAGAAAATCTGAGGAAGCCTATTAATTCCAGCAATTGAAATTAACATATAAAATTCAAATAACATAAATTGTAAATTGGGTAAGTTATTTTTATAAAGAAAAGTAAGAGGTGTTTAATATGAATTGTCTCTGTAGACAACACAACGTTTGCGTGATAAAATTACACGACTGCTATGTCACCCAATATATTCACCATAAGAGTTGTCTTTGAGTAGAAGTCTTAACCTATTCAATTTGAATAGGAATGAATTTTGTTCATTATTTACCATAATTCTAGCTTGGTACAATTTTAGTAGAAATCAAACgtcaaataaagaaaaaatataatGATTATTTTTTTGCTGATTTTCAAATATATTTAATATATGAATCGTATCCTTGAGCAGAAGTCGTCctaaaagaaaggctaaaaattagGCACAAAAATTTTAGGTTACAGTGAAATtttcttggaaaaaaaaaaagaacatggactcttaaaaggaaaaaaaagaacgATCCTATGAAGTTTGTACTTGTAAATGACTTTGATTTAATAACCAAAATTTGGTTGGTTTTGAACTCCTAAATATTAGGGGAATAATTACATTTTTATTTACAAATAAATATTAAGAAAATAGTAAGTGACTATTTTGTCTATTGCGGAGTCTTTAATGAaaggcaaaaagttcaatcaatattTCTAAAGCTCTTCGTATTTttaatatagatatatagattatacctatctttaatttaggaacaaatccaaaaaaaaaaattttatttcttaaacttcgtgtccagtcaaaataagacacttaaattaggaCAGAAGGAGTAACGGACAATGGAGTAgctcttttttttcctttattttttattttttttttgggccaaataCACAAATTGACCCTATTTTTCACTAGTAGTATTTAACATTTCAAGTAAAGCTGCCTATTAGACATTCTAACATGATTTAAAGCGTGCATTAAATACTCCTACATTTTTTAAAATATCAAACTGCTCAGATGCGTGAATATCACTCTCTTTAAAGTGAAAGACAAGACCAATAAAGAAATTACAACATTAGCAAAACACAAAATAACACTAATGTAAATTTTAAAAAGGTTAATATTTgcataaaaaagaagaaaagagggGGTGGAGGGGATTGGGATCCAGTATCCGATGGCTCTAATTTATTTGTATTAAATTAAAATATACTCCATAAAAGATAATTCATCATTGTTCTGTTTCTCTTTCCAACCTATGTCTATATCATTCCTAGCTATTGAGGATCATCTTTCTAACGCTCCATCATTTTGGTAGTTTGCTTAGCTATTGGGGTCTTTGGCTGGGAAGGTGAACTTGCTCAAGACACCATGTTACCAGAGGCGAATTCAAAATTTTAGGAGGATGGGTCCAtcattttaaataaaattaaaaataaataaaaggaagtGTATTTAGTTGGATCCGATCTCACGAGCTTAAGGGATTAAACCTGGCGTTTAACCAGTGTTCCACTCAGTCTAGTTTGACCATATGTTCCTTCGATTAATATTAGACATATTTTAcgaattatatacataatataccgagtttaATCGGATGACCATGTATTCATGTGATCCATTTTTTATGCATAAATTCGCCCCTGCGTGTTACAATTTTAAGTTATAACCTTGTGGCTTTCTATCTTCATAATCTTAAAGGTGGATGTAATTTAGACCAACAATTTATGTGGTTGGTTTTATAACTGTTAATGCTTcttgtttttcctttttattcACACTTTACTATGTTTGATCGTTGCTTCTCAAAGGGCGAATATGAGTACAAGAAATACATGGGAGGTATTAAGTTTGAAATATCATAGTTAATTGCAGAGATAAGAACCCATGAATTTCGTATGAACACTGATTATGCTGATTTAACTTGCTGGAATAGATGAAGAAAGAAAACAATGTAGCCCCTCTTATCAATAATCTCAACTGCACATTCCTCACTAATAAATCAGTATTCAGAACAACAATTTCAAAAAGAAAATCAAGGCTACTTGATCTATTGAATCTATTGTCCTTTCACTTATTAGATTCTAATTACCCTTAACAGTAATTATTTATTTCTTTGATAAAAAGTTACCCTTTCTTCCACCTATTTGATCCCTATTGCCCTTAATGTTAGTTTTTGGTAAAAATGCCCCTTTTTAAAGTAATTAAGAAACTGCACATGTAAGACTTCAATTAAATAGGTGACACTGATTTATTGGTCCAACATAACCTCAACCATAAATAACCTAACTCATCCAGGTTGATCTAAAATAACCAGAATCATTGCTCATACCTAATTCCTTTGATGCTTCATGTTTGTGACTGCATGGAACCAAAAGACAACAATATGTTATTGAAAAGATGTGAACTCTCCACCTCAACCGTTGAATACATAGAGTTAATCAAATGAGCTAGCCCTTACATGTTTAGCAGGAATCATTGGGAGTTATAATACATGTATAAAACTTAACATTCTTTCGTTATACATTAGTTGGTTATATTTTCTTACCCCCATAAAATTTCATGAGTTATACATTGttccatacaattttttttttttttatgttcatataaataatactccctctgtctcaaaaaAATTGACATGTTTAGAATTAAAAGGGTCAAACCAACTAATGTTCGGTGTGAATCCGAACATATaatctttattttcttgaaaataaaaattacatatttaaaaactatataaaaagtaaTATAAGTCACAATTATTAACAAttcaaattatttaaaaaatatttattgtcaAAGAAAACATCCTTTGACTTTTGAAATAGTAACTATGAAAAAAAATTTGGGACAGAGAAAGTACTTGTATAAGTTAGGTAGGAATATATGCATTATGTTATGTTAAGCTAAAATATGAAATAAAGATAGAGTAAAATATgattatacagtcaaacctctttataacAATATCGTTGGGTTCGAAATTTTTCAGCTGTTACACACCTATAACAGCAttaacatttaaataatatttcgcaattataggcaaaaaagatacataaaatctaattttcatttttaattgtcaaattttaagtttaatcacactttgtataatgaAGAAAAACCGTTTAACGATGAAAATATATAGTATCTTCATATGATATATTTTTGTTATGAATAGTGTATcgaatgatcaaatatttggtcaaaatctctacatttattattaGTAATCATagatataatatttttataaagatggttaattattatattaccaaaaaaaagatagtttttaTATGGGGGATATttttttacaaagagcgtactgttataCAATTGATTATTACTGTTATAAGTAAAATactattatagagaagtaaaatataatataaaaaatccGTTCCGAAAAAATTTGACTGGTTATATATAGGTGCCGTTAGAGAGAGCTCCGACTTTGTATGGATTAACCAATTGAAATGACAAAATATTAGTAGTCACATAGAGTCGAATAAAGTGGCAGTAAAATAGGAAGTAACCATAGCGTACCTTACCATTTTAACCATAATTGGCTTTGGCTTCTTTCTTCatagtatttttaaaaaaaaaaaaaaaaaattcttcttccGCTTTGCATTTCACTCTTGCTTCCCAAGTAAGTTCATTATTGTTCtttgattcaatttttttttttaatttcgatgTTTGGATTGGTGAGTGATTGATTAGATCTTGTTTTATTCATTTTGTTTGATGGTTGTGTGTATGATCTGATCTATTTGAATTGATCTGATTAGTGTGATCTtgtgttttttcctttttcctatttTTAGATTGCTTTTGGACTTGATTTTATAATATGGGTCGTCTCTTTATATGGTCTTGGGCAATCGTCAATCTCATGAGCTAGCTTTAGAGATAGAGGATGTGTTTGCTATgaacggaaaatgttttccaggaaaataagtgggtttttttttttacttattttcttagcaaaaaaatattatcagaaaagtatttgtatataatctagacaaataaTACTATGGgaggtggggtggggtggtggggtGATGTGGGCTATgggggtgaagatgaggtgtgtAGGAGGGCGGGTAGGACACAATCAATCAGGAATGTCACTTTTGGAACTTGTTTTTCCTACGCTcgcggggttttttttttttcctgataatTCATTGACCCTTTGTTGTTCTTTGATTTAATATTTATTGTTCTGATGTTTGGattggtgggggtggggtggtggggtGATGTGGGCTATgggggtgaagatgaggtgtgtAGGAGGGCGGGTAGGACACAATCAATCAGGAATGTCACTTTTGGAACTTGTTTTTCCTACGCTcgcggggttttttttttttcctgataatTCATTGACCCTTTGTTGTTCTTTGATTTAATATTTATTGTTCTGATGTTTGGattggtgggggtggggtggtggggtGATGTGGGCTATgggggtgaagatgaggtgtgtAGGAGGGCGGGTAGGACACAATCAATCGGGAATGTCACTTTTGGAATTTGTTTTTCCTACTCTCgcgggttttttttttcctgataatTCATTGACCCTTTGTTGTTCTTTGATTTAATATTTATTGTTCTGATGTTTGGATTGGTGGGGGTGGGGTAGTGGGGTGATGTGGGCTATGGGGGTGAAGATGAGGTATGTAGGAGGGCGGGTAGGACACAATCAATCAGGAATGTCACTTTTGGAACTTGTTTTTCCTACGCTcgcggtttttttttttcctgataatTCATTGACCCTTTGTTGTTCTTTGATTTAATATTTATTGTTCTGATGTTTGGattggtgggggtggggtggtggggtGATGTGGACTATGGGGGTGAAGATGAGGTATGTAGGAGGGCGGGTAGGACACAATCAGTCTGGAATGTCACTTTTGGAACTTGTTTTTCCTACGCTCgcggtttttttctttttttttcctgataATTCATTGAACCTTTGTTGTTCTTTGATTTAATATTTATTGTTCTGATGTTTGGattggtgggggtggggtggtgaGGTGATGTGGGCTATgggggtgaagatgaggtgtgtAGGAGGGCAGGTAGGACACAATCA
The sequence above is a segment of the Lycium barbarum isolate Lr01 chromosome 6, ASM1917538v2, whole genome shotgun sequence genome. Coding sequences within it:
- the LOC132600544 gene encoding wall-associated receptor kinase 2-like is translated as MAPNYVMMVILDLITLMVIICSSLSFGAMLPRIAKPNCNGSCGNISIPFPFGMTQDCSLRRHFLVTCNYSFQPPKLFLGKTNIEITSISLTGQLKVLQFISRDCYHDGIRANRNTPRITLPSMLTVNSTANKFIAVGCDTYAIVRGNYRKYRKYNSSIRHSYVTGCMSMCNGIEDVANGDECSGVGCCQTSIPKGAWNVTVALSSYNNYTRVTGSPSNSCSYAFVVEEAAFSFSKNYLSSLQNKEKLPLVLDWAIGRETCEMAKKNSTAYACKSHNSDCHDNSNGYRCSCMQGYDGDPYLEDGCQDIDECIDQKSDYRCAKNAICKNTEGNYTCTCPPDFSGDGTECNRDNPQKKVRDNLAIGVTVGVAFLVLIVCGCSYTGFQRRKMLMMKKKFFQENGGLVLQQRLTGQEGSSNNTTKIFTAEELERATNDFDKDRVIGQGGYGTVYKGYLKDNRTVAIKKSKVIDRNQIEQFINEVIVLSQINHRNVVKLLGCCLETEVPLLVYEFINNGTLSEQLHDKVKASTLSLDIRLRVATETAGVLCYLHSAAYPPIIHRDIKSVNILLDKSLTAKVSDFGASRLVPADQTELSTLVQGTLGYLDPEYLQTNQLTEKSDVYSFGVVLAELLTGRKALCFDRPEEERSLAKYFTSSVEKDHLFDILDDNIVCDERNRGQLKSVAMLAKRCLNVKGDDRPTMKEVAAELEGGSRLKHSWAQTDQKSEEIESLLQGTEPLGFGYEYSGHGIHIDSIMSHITLPR